One window from the genome of Amaranthus tricolor cultivar Red isolate AtriRed21 chromosome 9, ASM2621246v1, whole genome shotgun sequence encodes:
- the LOC130824431 gene encoding uncharacterized protein LOC130824431 isoform X4 gives MRCRIRMEPLYVETRSIAEKGIWDDLFPLKGGGNIRLKLTFNLTQNELNRIRSMRESAARKKQEDLMKRSHSSSELAGSSGGSSQVSVKESNVGPTNNQAKSGVNFVNNGHADQKKEGFTTSKSTGAFNKLPDQWMKERIQGRDMKQQNQLDKKPSNEESPATNKTMARTELSSRTTADIPSKVASVKKTVTINTKPVFTKLETSTPSLPEETEKEIGQLTNKTEMDPPNVTPSLKKPLCNSSKPVSSRFRIAASLLTTEVGNERWGVLSDSSESNETTSVRINTNVDAPINTKPALSRFRTPQSRLISETSGKGKVLSSNTQKVYTSERTTTFSLKTLLEALPRLKKFPSDKFKEYEFSTSDSYLKEKKWRSKRWKSSQDRAISKAFHGIEHHAIDSFRGWIFLNEVIYRCVVSDDRPFEDRVPEDSHSDCSPRLDDHDKATHMVDKSKNEKNSIESNNSESSERHSNKLFTGPTGQVMRIALMVGFALLVIFKDRKK, from the exons ATGAGATGCAGGATAAGGATGGAGCCTCTTT ATGTTGAAACTAGATCAATTGCGGAAAAAGGTATATGGGATGATCTATTCCCCCTTAAAGGCGGAGGCAATATCCGATTGAAACTAACATTTAACCTTACTCAAAATGAACTAAACCGAATTCGTAGCATG AGAGAATCCGCGGCTAGGAAAAAACAAGAGGATCTTATGAAGAGGAGTCATAGTAGTTCAGAACTAGCAGGTTCATCTGGTGGTAG TTCACAAGTTTCAGTCAAGGAGAGTAATGTGGGACCTACCAACAACCAAGCTAAATCCGGTGTTAATTTTGTGAACAACGGTCATGCTGATCAGAAGAAAGAA GGATTCACAACGTCTAAATCAACCGGGGCATTCAACAAATTGCCGGATCAATGGATGAAAGAGCGAATTCAGGGACGAGACATGAAGCAGCAAAATCAGTTGGATAAAAAACCGAGCAAT GAAGAATCACCTGCTACTAATAAAACGATGGCAAGAACTGAATTAAGCAGTAGAACTACAGCTGATATTCCCTCCAAAGTCGCAAGCGTAAAGAAGACGGTTACTATCAACACTAAACCAGTTTTTACCAAACTAGAAACCTCGACTCCTTCATTGCCGGAGGAAACAGAGAAAGAAATTGGCCAATTAACCAATAAAACTGAAATGGATCCTCCTAATGTAACTCCAAGCCTAAAGAAGCCTCTTTGTAACAGTAGTAAACCAGTTTCGTCGAGATTTAGAATAGCAGCGTCTCTGTTAACAACAGAAGTAGGAAATGAAAGATGGGGCGTGTTATCTGATAGTAGTGAATCAAATGAAACAACTTCGGTAAGAATTAATACGAATGTGGATGCTCCTATTAACACGAAACCTGCATTGTCGAGATTTAGGACTCCACAATCGCGTTTAATCTCAGAGACGTCAGGAAAAGGAAAAGTGTTAAGCAGTAATACCCAAAAAGTGTATACATCTGAACGAACTACAACATTTTCTTTGAAGACATTACTCGAAGCTTTACCAAGACTAAAGAAGTTTCCTTCCGATAAATTCAAGGAGTATGAGTTTTCTACAAGTGATTCTTATCTAAAGGAGAAAAAATGGAGAAGCAAACGATGGAAATCTTCACAAGATAGAGCAATATCGAAAGCCTTTCATGGGATTGAGCATCATGCAATCGATAGTTTTCGTGGATGGATATTCTTGAACGAAGTTATTTACCGGTGTGTTGTAAGTGATGATAGACCGTTTGAAGATCGTGTTCCTGAAGATTCTCATTCTGATTGCAGCCCTCGGCTAGATGACCATGATAAG GCGACACATATGGTTGATAAGAGTAAAAACGAGAAAAATTCTATTGAATCGAACAACTCGGAGTCTAGCGAAAGACATAGCAACAAACTCTTTACTGGACCAACCGGGCAG GTAATGAGGATTGCATTGATGGTAGGCTTTGCTCTCCTTGTAATCTTCAAAGACAGAAAAAAATAA
- the LOC130824431 gene encoding uncharacterized protein LOC130824431 isoform X1, with amino-acid sequence MPGSIHVSVLELVGLPSSPQSSSMCSIKVSIGKQAHEMQDKDGASFPLATLRDNLNVSILDAQGNEIAFTVDSNSWVVAYQPILPVRNTTHEEYPTSPKIVGCDLHIMLNVETRSIAEKGIWDDLFPLKGGGNIRLKLTFNLTQNELNRIRSMRESAARKKQEDLMKRSHSSSELAGSSGGSSQVSVKESNVGPTNNQAKSGVNFVNNGHADQKKEGFTTSKSTGAFNKLPDQWMKERIQGRDMKQQNQLDKKPSNEESPATNKTMARTELSSRTTADIPSKVASVKKTVTINTKPVFTKLETSTPSLPEETEKEIGQLTNKTEMDPPNVTPSLKKPLCNSSKPVSSRFRIAASLLTTEVGNERWGVLSDSSESNETTSVRINTNVDAPINTKPALSRFRTPQSRLISETSGKGKVLSSNTQKVYTSERTTTFSLKTLLEALPRLKKFPSDKFKEYEFSTSDSYLKEKKWRSKRWKSSQDRAISKAFHGIEHHAIDSFRGWIFLNEVIYRCVVSDDRPFEDRVPEDSHSDCSPRLDDHDKATHMVDKSKNEKNSIESNNSESSERHSNKLFTGPTGQVMRIALMVGFALLVIFKDRKK; translated from the exons ATGCCAGGATCTATCCATGTTTCAg TTTTAGAATTGGTTGGACTTCCATCTTCTCCACAGTCTTCATCTATGTGTAGTATTAAAG TGTCCATAGGAAAGCAAGCACATGAGATGCAGGATAAGGATGGAGCCTCTTT CCCGTTAGCAACTCTAAGAGACAATCTAAATGTCTCAATACTTGATGCTCAAGGGAATGAAATTGCATTCACAG TTGACTCAAACAGTTGGGTGGTGGCTTATCAGCCAATACTCCCTGTTAGAAATACTACACATGAGGAATATCCTACATCAcctaaaatagtgggttgtgacTTGCATATAATGCTTA ATGTTGAAACTAGATCAATTGCGGAAAAAGGTATATGGGATGATCTATTCCCCCTTAAAGGCGGAGGCAATATCCGATTGAAACTAACATTTAACCTTACTCAAAATGAACTAAACCGAATTCGTAGCATG AGAGAATCCGCGGCTAGGAAAAAACAAGAGGATCTTATGAAGAGGAGTCATAGTAGTTCAGAACTAGCAGGTTCATCTGGTGGTAG TTCACAAGTTTCAGTCAAGGAGAGTAATGTGGGACCTACCAACAACCAAGCTAAATCCGGTGTTAATTTTGTGAACAACGGTCATGCTGATCAGAAGAAAGAA GGATTCACAACGTCTAAATCAACCGGGGCATTCAACAAATTGCCGGATCAATGGATGAAAGAGCGAATTCAGGGACGAGACATGAAGCAGCAAAATCAGTTGGATAAAAAACCGAGCAAT GAAGAATCACCTGCTACTAATAAAACGATGGCAAGAACTGAATTAAGCAGTAGAACTACAGCTGATATTCCCTCCAAAGTCGCAAGCGTAAAGAAGACGGTTACTATCAACACTAAACCAGTTTTTACCAAACTAGAAACCTCGACTCCTTCATTGCCGGAGGAAACAGAGAAAGAAATTGGCCAATTAACCAATAAAACTGAAATGGATCCTCCTAATGTAACTCCAAGCCTAAAGAAGCCTCTTTGTAACAGTAGTAAACCAGTTTCGTCGAGATTTAGAATAGCAGCGTCTCTGTTAACAACAGAAGTAGGAAATGAAAGATGGGGCGTGTTATCTGATAGTAGTGAATCAAATGAAACAACTTCGGTAAGAATTAATACGAATGTGGATGCTCCTATTAACACGAAACCTGCATTGTCGAGATTTAGGACTCCACAATCGCGTTTAATCTCAGAGACGTCAGGAAAAGGAAAAGTGTTAAGCAGTAATACCCAAAAAGTGTATACATCTGAACGAACTACAACATTTTCTTTGAAGACATTACTCGAAGCTTTACCAAGACTAAAGAAGTTTCCTTCCGATAAATTCAAGGAGTATGAGTTTTCTACAAGTGATTCTTATCTAAAGGAGAAAAAATGGAGAAGCAAACGATGGAAATCTTCACAAGATAGAGCAATATCGAAAGCCTTTCATGGGATTGAGCATCATGCAATCGATAGTTTTCGTGGATGGATATTCTTGAACGAAGTTATTTACCGGTGTGTTGTAAGTGATGATAGACCGTTTGAAGATCGTGTTCCTGAAGATTCTCATTCTGATTGCAGCCCTCGGCTAGATGACCATGATAAG GCGACACATATGGTTGATAAGAGTAAAAACGAGAAAAATTCTATTGAATCGAACAACTCGGAGTCTAGCGAAAGACATAGCAACAAACTCTTTACTGGACCAACCGGGCAG GTAATGAGGATTGCATTGATGGTAGGCTTTGCTCTCCTTGTAATCTTCAAAGACAGAAAAAAATAA
- the LOC130824434 gene encoding PRA1 family protein F3-like: MTTYGTIPTSQSPDPPLTNFEFISRAKNKIQSTLTSRRPWNLFFSLSSLSLPSSINESLLRMKTNLSFFRMNYAIIALIILFTSLLWHPVSLIVFLITMSAWLFLYFLRDSPLILLGRSVDDKIVLAFLAALTIGFLLFTDVTTNIVAAISISLGVILLHGTFRMTEDLPLMGGFEDESGTRVSYTRTTGGLGERLPLKDTASSSFSAS; this comes from the coding sequence ATGACGACTTACGGAACAATACCCACTTCCCAATCTCCAGACCCTCCATTAACAAACTTCGAATTCATCTCACGCGCTAAAAACAAGATTCAATCAACTCTCACATCTCGTCGTCCATGGAAcctcttcttttctctttcctctCTATCTCTCCCTTCATCCATTAACGAATCCCTTCTTCGAATGAAAACAAACCTCTCTTTTTTCCGCATGAACTACGCCATAATCGCTCTTATAATCCTCTTCACCTCTCTCTTATGGCACCCAGTTTCTCTCATCGTCTTTCTCATAACAATGTCTGCTTGGCTTTTCCTCTACTTCCTCCGTGATTCCCCTTTAATTCTTCTAGGTCGTAGTGTCGATGATAAGATTGTCCTCGCTTTTCTCGCTGCTTTAACAATTGGGTTTCTGCTTTTCACTGATGTTACAACAAATATCGTGGCGGCCATATCGATTTCTTTGGGGGTTATTTTGTTGCACGGGACGTTTAGAATGACGGAGGATCTGCCATTAATGGGTGGATTTGAGGATGAGAGTGGTACACGGGTTTCATATACCCGTACTACTGGTGGATTGGGTGAACGCCTTCCGTTAAAAGATACGGCGTCGTCTTCTTTCTCGGCGTCATGA
- the LOC130824431 gene encoding uncharacterized protein LOC130824431 isoform X2, translating into MPGSIHVSVLELVGLPSSPQSSSMCSIKVSIGKQAHEMQDKDGASFPLATLRDNLNVSILDAQGNEIAFTDVETRSIAEKGIWDDLFPLKGGGNIRLKLTFNLTQNELNRIRSMRESAARKKQEDLMKRSHSSSELAGSSGGSSQVSVKESNVGPTNNQAKSGVNFVNNGHADQKKEGFTTSKSTGAFNKLPDQWMKERIQGRDMKQQNQLDKKPSNEESPATNKTMARTELSSRTTADIPSKVASVKKTVTINTKPVFTKLETSTPSLPEETEKEIGQLTNKTEMDPPNVTPSLKKPLCNSSKPVSSRFRIAASLLTTEVGNERWGVLSDSSESNETTSVRINTNVDAPINTKPALSRFRTPQSRLISETSGKGKVLSSNTQKVYTSERTTTFSLKTLLEALPRLKKFPSDKFKEYEFSTSDSYLKEKKWRSKRWKSSQDRAISKAFHGIEHHAIDSFRGWIFLNEVIYRCVVSDDRPFEDRVPEDSHSDCSPRLDDHDKATHMVDKSKNEKNSIESNNSESSERHSNKLFTGPTGQVMRIALMVGFALLVIFKDRKK; encoded by the exons ATGCCAGGATCTATCCATGTTTCAg TTTTAGAATTGGTTGGACTTCCATCTTCTCCACAGTCTTCATCTATGTGTAGTATTAAAG TGTCCATAGGAAAGCAAGCACATGAGATGCAGGATAAGGATGGAGCCTCTTT CCCGTTAGCAACTCTAAGAGACAATCTAAATGTCTCAATACTTGATGCTCAAGGGAATGAAATTGCATTCACAG ATGTTGAAACTAGATCAATTGCGGAAAAAGGTATATGGGATGATCTATTCCCCCTTAAAGGCGGAGGCAATATCCGATTGAAACTAACATTTAACCTTACTCAAAATGAACTAAACCGAATTCGTAGCATG AGAGAATCCGCGGCTAGGAAAAAACAAGAGGATCTTATGAAGAGGAGTCATAGTAGTTCAGAACTAGCAGGTTCATCTGGTGGTAG TTCACAAGTTTCAGTCAAGGAGAGTAATGTGGGACCTACCAACAACCAAGCTAAATCCGGTGTTAATTTTGTGAACAACGGTCATGCTGATCAGAAGAAAGAA GGATTCACAACGTCTAAATCAACCGGGGCATTCAACAAATTGCCGGATCAATGGATGAAAGAGCGAATTCAGGGACGAGACATGAAGCAGCAAAATCAGTTGGATAAAAAACCGAGCAAT GAAGAATCACCTGCTACTAATAAAACGATGGCAAGAACTGAATTAAGCAGTAGAACTACAGCTGATATTCCCTCCAAAGTCGCAAGCGTAAAGAAGACGGTTACTATCAACACTAAACCAGTTTTTACCAAACTAGAAACCTCGACTCCTTCATTGCCGGAGGAAACAGAGAAAGAAATTGGCCAATTAACCAATAAAACTGAAATGGATCCTCCTAATGTAACTCCAAGCCTAAAGAAGCCTCTTTGTAACAGTAGTAAACCAGTTTCGTCGAGATTTAGAATAGCAGCGTCTCTGTTAACAACAGAAGTAGGAAATGAAAGATGGGGCGTGTTATCTGATAGTAGTGAATCAAATGAAACAACTTCGGTAAGAATTAATACGAATGTGGATGCTCCTATTAACACGAAACCTGCATTGTCGAGATTTAGGACTCCACAATCGCGTTTAATCTCAGAGACGTCAGGAAAAGGAAAAGTGTTAAGCAGTAATACCCAAAAAGTGTATACATCTGAACGAACTACAACATTTTCTTTGAAGACATTACTCGAAGCTTTACCAAGACTAAAGAAGTTTCCTTCCGATAAATTCAAGGAGTATGAGTTTTCTACAAGTGATTCTTATCTAAAGGAGAAAAAATGGAGAAGCAAACGATGGAAATCTTCACAAGATAGAGCAATATCGAAAGCCTTTCATGGGATTGAGCATCATGCAATCGATAGTTTTCGTGGATGGATATTCTTGAACGAAGTTATTTACCGGTGTGTTGTAAGTGATGATAGACCGTTTGAAGATCGTGTTCCTGAAGATTCTCATTCTGATTGCAGCCCTCGGCTAGATGACCATGATAAG GCGACACATATGGTTGATAAGAGTAAAAACGAGAAAAATTCTATTGAATCGAACAACTCGGAGTCTAGCGAAAGACATAGCAACAAACTCTTTACTGGACCAACCGGGCAG GTAATGAGGATTGCATTGATGGTAGGCTTTGCTCTCCTTGTAATCTTCAAAGACAGAAAAAAATAA
- the LOC130824432 gene encoding uncharacterized protein LOC130824432, whose protein sequence is MELNSHSSNFYTTKHIPLNQEQEHDHPNSKTSLLSFNTDSSSSSNSIFSNKFIFIILLLTTSISLITAFSFAFLFFSSKPQSTIHTTIRPQSKLSHPVVILISSDGFRFGYQFKTLTPNIDRLIENGTEAELGLIPVFPTLTFPNHYSIVTGLYPSYHGIINNHFIDPETGDKFTMSSHESKWWLGEPLWETVSKHGKKAATYFWPGSEVRKTSWTCPVDYCMKYNESVPFEDRVDTIVGYFDLPIDEIPVFMTLYFEDPDHQGHQFGPDDPEITNAIVRIDEMIGRLILGLEKTGVFEDVHIIMVGDHGMVGTCDKKLIFLDDLASWVEIPSNWVQSYTPLLAIRPPMEFSPLEVVKKMNEGLQSGKVENGKHLRVYRKEDLPTRLHYVDSNRIPPIIGLLEEGFKVEQKKSNQKECGGAHGYDNALFSMRTIFIGHGPRFARGRRVPSFENVQIYNLITSILNIKGAPNNGTSSFPNSILLHDA, encoded by the coding sequence ATGGAATTAAATTCCCATTCATCAAATTTCTACACAACAAAACACATCCCACTTAATCAAGAACAAGAACATGATCACCCAAATTCCAAAACTTCACTTCTATCCTTCAACACagattcatcttcttcatcaaattccATTTTCTCTAACAAATTCATCTTCATTATTCTTCTCTTAACAACCTCCATTTCTCTCATTACAGCTTTCTCTTTTGCCTTCCTTTTTTTCTCCTCAAAACCCCAATCCACCATTCACACAACAATTCGCCCTCAATCGAAACTTTCTCATCCTGTAGTTATCTTAATTTCCTCAGATGGGTTTCGATTTGGGTACCAATTTAAAACCCTAACCCCCAATATTGATCGATTAATAGAAAATGGAACTGAAGCTGAACTGGGTTTAATTCCAGTTTTCCCCACCTTAACTTTCCCTAATCATTACTCGATTGTTACAGGATTATACCCTTCTTATCATGGGATTATCAATAATCATTTTATTGATCCTGAAACAGGTGATAAATTCACAATGTCTAGTCATGAATCTAAGTGGTGGCTTGGTGAACCCTTATGGGAGACTGTTTCAAAGCATGGGAAGAAAGCTGCTACATATTTCTGGCCTGGTTCTGAGGTGAGAAAAACTTCTTGGACTTGTCCTGTTGATTATTGTATGAAATATAATGAATCTGTGCCTTTTGAGGATCGTGTTGATACTATTGTTGGTTATTTTGATTTGCCTATTGATGAAATTCCTGTATTTATGACCTTATATTTTGAGGACCCGGATCATCAGGGCCATCAATTTGGCCCTGATGATCCGGAGATCACGAATGCGATTGTTAGGATTGATGAGATGATTGGGAGATTGATTCTAGGGTTAGAGAAAACAGGGGTGTTTGAGGATGTTCATATTATTATGGTTGGTGATCATGGGATGGTTGGTACTTGTGATAAGAAGTTGATTTTTTTAGACGATTTAGCTTCTTGGGTTGAAATTCCTTCAAATTGGGTTCAATCTTATACACCATTGCTTGCGATTCGCCCTCCAATGGAGTTTTCTCCATTGGAGGTCGTAAAGAAGATGAATGAAGGGTTGCAATCAGGGAAAGTTGAGAATGGAAAGCATTTGAGGGTTTATCGTAAGGAAGATCTTCCTACTAGACTTCATTATGTTGATAGTAATAGGATTCCACCTATAATTGGTCTTCTTGAAGAGGGTTTTAAGGTAGAACAAAAGAAATCAAACCAAAAGGAATGTGGAGGTGCTCATGGGTATGATAATGCATTGTTTTCTATGAGGACTATTTTCATAGGCCATGGCCCTCGATTCGCTCGAGGAAGACGGGTGCCATCGTTCGAAAATGTGCAAATCTATAACTTGATCACTTCCATTCTAAACATTAAAGGAGCCCCAAATAATGGTACTTCTTCATTTCCTAACTCTATCCTCTTACATGATGCGTAG
- the LOC130824431 gene encoding uncharacterized protein LOC130824431 isoform X3, translating into MSQYLMLKGMKLHSQVCIYVETRSIAEKGIWDDLFPLKGGGNIRLKLTFNLTQNELNRIRSMRESAARKKQEDLMKRSHSSSELAGSSGGSSQVSVKESNVGPTNNQAKSGVNFVNNGHADQKKEGFTTSKSTGAFNKLPDQWMKERIQGRDMKQQNQLDKKPSNEESPATNKTMARTELSSRTTADIPSKVASVKKTVTINTKPVFTKLETSTPSLPEETEKEIGQLTNKTEMDPPNVTPSLKKPLCNSSKPVSSRFRIAASLLTTEVGNERWGVLSDSSESNETTSVRINTNVDAPINTKPALSRFRTPQSRLISETSGKGKVLSSNTQKVYTSERTTTFSLKTLLEALPRLKKFPSDKFKEYEFSTSDSYLKEKKWRSKRWKSSQDRAISKAFHGIEHHAIDSFRGWIFLNEVIYRCVVSDDRPFEDRVPEDSHSDCSPRLDDHDKATHMVDKSKNEKNSIESNNSESSERHSNKLFTGPTGQVMRIALMVGFALLVIFKDRKK; encoded by the exons ATGTCTCAATACTTGATGCTCAAGGGAATGAAATTGCATTCACAGGTTTGTATTT ATGTTGAAACTAGATCAATTGCGGAAAAAGGTATATGGGATGATCTATTCCCCCTTAAAGGCGGAGGCAATATCCGATTGAAACTAACATTTAACCTTACTCAAAATGAACTAAACCGAATTCGTAGCATG AGAGAATCCGCGGCTAGGAAAAAACAAGAGGATCTTATGAAGAGGAGTCATAGTAGTTCAGAACTAGCAGGTTCATCTGGTGGTAG TTCACAAGTTTCAGTCAAGGAGAGTAATGTGGGACCTACCAACAACCAAGCTAAATCCGGTGTTAATTTTGTGAACAACGGTCATGCTGATCAGAAGAAAGAA GGATTCACAACGTCTAAATCAACCGGGGCATTCAACAAATTGCCGGATCAATGGATGAAAGAGCGAATTCAGGGACGAGACATGAAGCAGCAAAATCAGTTGGATAAAAAACCGAGCAAT GAAGAATCACCTGCTACTAATAAAACGATGGCAAGAACTGAATTAAGCAGTAGAACTACAGCTGATATTCCCTCCAAAGTCGCAAGCGTAAAGAAGACGGTTACTATCAACACTAAACCAGTTTTTACCAAACTAGAAACCTCGACTCCTTCATTGCCGGAGGAAACAGAGAAAGAAATTGGCCAATTAACCAATAAAACTGAAATGGATCCTCCTAATGTAACTCCAAGCCTAAAGAAGCCTCTTTGTAACAGTAGTAAACCAGTTTCGTCGAGATTTAGAATAGCAGCGTCTCTGTTAACAACAGAAGTAGGAAATGAAAGATGGGGCGTGTTATCTGATAGTAGTGAATCAAATGAAACAACTTCGGTAAGAATTAATACGAATGTGGATGCTCCTATTAACACGAAACCTGCATTGTCGAGATTTAGGACTCCACAATCGCGTTTAATCTCAGAGACGTCAGGAAAAGGAAAAGTGTTAAGCAGTAATACCCAAAAAGTGTATACATCTGAACGAACTACAACATTTTCTTTGAAGACATTACTCGAAGCTTTACCAAGACTAAAGAAGTTTCCTTCCGATAAATTCAAGGAGTATGAGTTTTCTACAAGTGATTCTTATCTAAAGGAGAAAAAATGGAGAAGCAAACGATGGAAATCTTCACAAGATAGAGCAATATCGAAAGCCTTTCATGGGATTGAGCATCATGCAATCGATAGTTTTCGTGGATGGATATTCTTGAACGAAGTTATTTACCGGTGTGTTGTAAGTGATGATAGACCGTTTGAAGATCGTGTTCCTGAAGATTCTCATTCTGATTGCAGCCCTCGGCTAGATGACCATGATAAG GCGACACATATGGTTGATAAGAGTAAAAACGAGAAAAATTCTATTGAATCGAACAACTCGGAGTCTAGCGAAAGACATAGCAACAAACTCTTTACTGGACCAACCGGGCAG GTAATGAGGATTGCATTGATGGTAGGCTTTGCTCTCCTTGTAATCTTCAAAGACAGAAAAAAATAA
- the LOC130824433 gene encoding enhanced ethylene response protein 5 — protein MAYISMGEAHRKITDYLNNFSDAIATQDGASLRRLLSLSSGNTKLLAVADALNVFQDVSRLIRQSSEMLSPLLRALQCYKLGQLVDAYNSYEKFSNAFIQEFRNWESAWALEALYVVAYEIRVIAERADRELASSGKSPDKLKAAGSFLMKVFGVLAGKGPKRVGALHVTCQLFKIYFKLGTVHLCRSVIRSIETARIFDFEEFPTRDKVTYMYYTGRLEVFNENFPAADQKLSYALAHCHPDHESNIRMILKYLIPVKLSIGIMPEDLLLQKYNLLEYQDVLLALRRGDIRLLRCALQQNEDRFLRSGVYLVLEKLELQVYRRLLKKIYIIQKQKDSSKAHQVKLDIIVRALKWLQIDMDVDEVECIVAILIYKNLIKGYFAHKSKVVVLSKQDPFPKLNGKPVGS, from the exons ATGGCGTACATAAGCATGGGCGAAGCGCACAGAAAAATTACAGACTACCTTAACAACTTCTCCGACGCCATTGCTACTCAAGATGGAGCTTCTCTTCGTcgccttctttctctctcttccggTAATACCAAACTCCTCGCCGTTGCCGACGCTCTAAATGTTTTCCAG GATGTTAGTAGGTTAATCAGACAATCAAGTGAAATGTTATCACCCCTACTTCGCGCTTTACAGTGTTACAAGCTTGGTCAGTTGGTTGATGCTTATAATTCCTACGAGAAATTTTCCAA TGCCTTTATACAGGAATTTCGGAATTGGGAGTCTGCGTGGGCATTAGAAGCATTATACGTGGTTGCTTATGAGATTAGGGTTATTGCGGAGAGG GCTGATAGGGAGTTGGCGTCAAGTGGAAAAAGCCCAGATAAATTGAAGGCAGCTGGTTCTTTTCTCATGAAAGTTTTTGGTGTCCTTGCA GGAAAAGGGCCAAAGCGTGTTGGAGCCTTACATGTGACTTGCCAGCTGTTCAAAATCTATTTCAAG CTCGGTACTGTACATCTTTGTCGAAGTGTAATAAGAAGTATTGAGACTGCCCGTATCTTTGATTTTGAGGAGTTTCCTACCAGAGATAAG GTGACTTACATGTATTATACAGGTCGTCTTGAAGTTTTCAACGAAAATTTTCCGGCT GCTGATCAGAAATTGTCATATGCTCTAGCTCATTGCCATCCTGACCATGAATCCAATATAAG GATGATCCTCAAATATCTGATACCCGTGAAGCTTTCAATAGGTATCATGCCTGAAGATTTATTGTTGCAGAAGTACAATCTTCTTGAG TATCAGGACGTTCTGCTAGCACTTAGAAGGGGTGATATTCGACTATTACGATGTGCTCTCCAACAGAATGAGGACAG GTTTTTGAGATCAGGTGTCTACCTTGTATTGGAAAAACTTGAATTACAAGTTTATAGAAGATTACTCAAAAAGAT CTATATTATTCAAAAGCAAAAGGATTCAAGCAAAGCGCATCAGGTGAAATTGGATATTATCGTCAGAGCACTGAAATGGCTTCAAATAGACATGGATGTTGACGAG GTTGAATGTATTGTTGCAATTCTAATATATAAAAACCTTATCAAAGGGTATTTTGCGCACAAGAGTAAAGTTGTAGTTCTGAGCAAGCAAGACCCTTTTCCCAAACTAAACGGCAAGCCAGTGGGTTCGTAA